A window of Pseudomonadota bacterium genomic DNA:
TTCTGTTTTTCCCCTTGATTAAGAAGTGTCTGTAAGATGTCCATGTTTATCGTAACCTTCTTAAGTACTTCAGCTTTTCACATTTTAGCATAAGCGCAGATAATTTAAGCAATGTAATTTTTGAACGGTTTTTATACGTGATGGGGGGCTGCAAAAATATTGTCTGCCGGAGTTCCCCCGGTCCCGGATTCACCTTGACAACATACCAGAGTTGCAGGACAATATAAATAAGGAAAAATCAGAGCACGCAGCATCAGGGGCAAACCAAACTCACAGCAGAGCAGAGAGAGGGCAGGGGAAGGTCATTGAATTATTGGAGAATGTGCCCTTAATCGAAATAAATTATGAAAGAAATTAAGCCGATACCCTATAGACATAAGCCCAAGGGTTTAACTATTCTTTATGAAGACCAGGATATTATTATCATCGATAAAAGCTCAGGCCTGTTAACCGTAAAGGCAAATTATGAGAAACAAAAAACAGCTCATCAGATCTTAATCGACTATGTACGCAGGGGCAACGTCAGGTCAACAAAACAACTTTTCGTAGTACATAGGCTGGATCGCGACACTTCCGGTGTTCTCGTATTTGCCAAAAGTTATGAAGCCAAAGAAAATCTCAAACAACAATGGAAAAGTGTCGAGAAGAAATATCTGGCAGTTGTTCATGGGATATTAACTGAAAAAAGCGGGACGATCACTTCTTATTTAGCTGAAAATGATGATTATGAAGTTTCTTCGGTGCAGGATTCTGAAAAAGGAAAATTAGCAAAAACCCGTTATAAGGTTATAAAAGAATCAAAAAGATTCAGTTTGCTTGAAATTGAGTTATTAACAGGCAAAAAGAATCAGATCCGTGTCCATTTTTTTGAGAAGGGGCATCCGATAGTTAACGATGATAAATACAGTTATAAAAACAAGGTTGAAGGCCGTTTAGCTCTTCATTCACAATATTTATCTTTTAATCACCCATACAGCGGCAAAAGATTAACCTTTGAAGCAAAAGCCCCTGTTTATTTTGATACCTTTTTTGATAACCCATAAAAATTGATGCACTCGTAAAAAGTCAAAAAACCGTCACTCCCGTGAATACCCTGAAGGGTACAAGCACGGGAGTCCAGAACACATTGAAATAACTGGATTCCCACTTTCGCGGGAATGACAAAGCGACAGAAATACGACTTTTTACGAGTTCATCAAAATTTGATAACCCATAAAAAACAGATCAGGAAGATCAGGGAAAAGCCCGGTATGTGCTGTAAATGGATACGGAAGTTTAGTGCTACCATCTACATAATTTTCACATTGCCGGACAGAATGTATGGTATGATCAAAACTGGCTGATAGAAAGTCGGAAATAAGGAGTTTGTACTCATGAAAGAGTCTAAAGACAAAGAGGAACTTTACAACGAAGCGCGGATTTTACACAAATCTCTTGATGAGAAGTTGCAAATGCTACAGACAAAGCCCTACCTGACAGAAGATGAGGAACTGGAGATAAAACTCCTCAAGAAGAAAAAACTTTATTTCAAAGACATCATGGAAAAAATGAAGGAAGAACTGAAGGAAAAATAAACACAAAATATCTAATCCATTCTATTCGAACAGTTTTTAGATGATCCTTTTCCTGCCTTTTTATTCTCCTATAATCTTGACGAGGACCCGTTTTTTCCGCCTTCCGTCAAACTCGCCATAAAAAATCTGTTCCCAGGGTCCGAAATCTAATTTTCCTTTAGTGACGGCTACAACTACCTCTCTTCCCATTACCGACCGCTTAAGGTGGGCATCGGCATTATCTTCACCAACGTTATGCCGGTACCGGGAGACCGGCTCATGTGGAGCCAACCCTTCAAGCCAGTGATCAAGGTCATGATGGAGGCCGGATTCGTCGTCATTAATGAAAACAGAGGCTGTAATATGCATTGCATTTACGAGTATGAGTCCTTCGGTTATCCCGCTTTCCCTGATGCACTCCTCTGCCTGCCCTGTAATATTTATGAAGCCCCGTCTTTCCGGAATATTAAACCACAATTCTTTTCTGTAACTTTTCAATGCTTACCCCCTTATTGATGCAATTACTTGAGAGGACCAGTCGTCCTTTACGATTCTCATAATTTTCTTTGCATGTTCACTGTAAAGCTGAATGCCTTCCCAATTCGGTTTCCCCATAATCTTCTGCATGAGAAGGCCGTCTGTGCCGAACCATCCGGGCAGCACACCTCCGAGGAAATAGCCCCTCGTCCTGAGGTATTCCACAATGCTGCCGACCCATGGCCAGGAGAGTTTGAGCCAGACCTGAATAACAACGATGCCCTGATCCGGCATATCATTTGTCTGTTCGTTGAATACTGCCGGGAAATCATCGCCAGCTTCATGAACTGTCAGTCGCGCCACCTTTGCAAAGTCAAAAACCTGCTTTTTAATTTCTGTGGACAATCCCTTCCCCGGTTCCTCTATGGAGATATTGAATGTCCGCTCGTCGTTCATGTGAGTATATATATACTTCAGCGCATCTTCATACACGGGCGGCACATAAACAATTTGAGGTCTGGAACGACAGTTCCTGAACATAAGCAGACATGCAACCCTTCCTGATGCGCTTAGCTCTTTTGCGTATGCCTCGGCAGGCATAAGGTCAACTTCAAGGGCAGTGGTAATGTTTGCAAAGACCTGCCATGACTTCTGCATATAGACGTTATTACAGACAGCCTCCCCGA
This region includes:
- a CDS encoding RluA family pseudouridine synthase — protein: MKEIKPIPYRHKPKGLTILYEDQDIIIIDKSSGLLTVKANYEKQKTAHQILIDYVRRGNVRSTKQLFVVHRLDRDTSGVLVFAKSYEAKENLKQQWKSVEKKYLAVVHGILTEKSGTITSYLAENDDYEVSSVQDSEKGKLAKTRYKVIKESKRFSLLEIELLTGKKNQIRVHFFEKGHPIVNDDKYSYKNKVEGRLALHSQYLSFNHPYSGKRLTFEAKAPVYFDTFFDNP
- a CDS encoding secondary thiamine-phosphate synthase enzyme YjbQ is translated as MKSYRKELWFNIPERRGFINITGQAEECIRESGITEGLILVNAMHITASVFINDDESGLHHDLDHWLEGLAPHEPVSRYRHNVGEDNADAHLKRSVMGREVVVAVTKGKLDFGPWEQIFYGEFDGRRKKRVLVKIIGE